A region of Myxococcus stipitatus DSM 14675 DNA encodes the following proteins:
- a CDS encoding thymidine kinase produces the protein MHQFPKDIGWIEVICGSMFSGKTEELIRRVQRAVYGKQKVQVFKPRIDNRYDETQVVSHSKLKVTSTPLERAEEIFYKLEPDTQVVGIDEVQFFGAEVVAVVEALANKGLRVICAGLDQDYQGRPFEPMPQLMAVAEYVTKELAICVVCGNPANRSQRLVSSGERVVVGAAGAYEPRCRKCHVPEPTEGTPPQTLELFD, from the coding sequence GTGCACCAATTCCCCAAAGATATCGGGTGGATAGAGGTCATCTGCGGCTCCATGTTCTCCGGCAAGACGGAGGAGCTGATCCGCCGCGTCCAGCGTGCTGTGTACGGCAAGCAGAAGGTGCAGGTCTTCAAGCCCCGCATCGACAACCGGTACGACGAGACGCAGGTGGTGAGTCACTCCAAGCTGAAGGTGACTTCCACTCCGTTGGAGCGGGCTGAAGAGATTTTTTACAAGCTGGAGCCCGACACGCAGGTGGTGGGCATCGACGAGGTGCAGTTCTTCGGCGCCGAAGTCGTCGCGGTGGTGGAGGCGTTGGCCAACAAGGGCCTGCGCGTCATCTGCGCGGGCCTGGACCAGGACTACCAGGGACGCCCCTTCGAGCCCATGCCGCAGCTGATGGCGGTGGCCGAGTACGTGACGAAGGAGCTGGCCATCTGCGTGGTTTGCGGCAATCCGGCCAATCGCTCCCAGCGACTCGTGTCCAGTGGTGAGCGCGTCGTCGTGGGCGCGGCCGGGGCGTATGAGCCGCGGTGCCGCAAGTGTCACGTGCCGGAGCCCACCGAGGGCACGCCGCCGCAGACGCTGGAGCTGTTCGACTGA
- a CDS encoding DUF5658 family protein has product MATTVVEQVRGAVRSERASYYASPASVALLMLNLMDGLFTLLFLQLGVAEELNPLMRLAYEQSPLFFMFAKLLIVNAGLWLLCLHRRLRASRIAIRAGAVVYGIIVIYHLAFLTHLVLHWPGALG; this is encoded by the coding sequence GTGGCGACGACGGTGGTGGAGCAGGTTCGAGGCGCGGTCCGGAGCGAGCGGGCTTCCTATTACGCGTCGCCCGCGTCGGTGGCGCTGTTGATGCTGAACCTGATGGATGGGCTGTTCACCCTGCTCTTCCTTCAGCTGGGTGTGGCGGAGGAGCTCAACCCGCTGATGCGCCTGGCGTACGAGCAGTCACCGCTCTTCTTCATGTTCGCCAAGCTGCTCATCGTGAATGCGGGGCTGTGGCTGCTCTGCCTGCACCGCCGGCTGCGCGCCAGTCGCATCGCCATCCGCGCGGGCGCCGTCGTCTACGGCATCATCGTCATCTACCATCTGGCTTTTCTGACCCACCTGGTTCTGCATTGGCCGGGAGCCCTTGGGTAG
- the spoVG gene encoding septation regulator SpoVG, whose translation MNITDVRVFPVEEDKLKAYVTITLDHCFVIRDLKVIHGSSGLFIAMPAKKRKDGTYKDIAHPLNADTRSQMERVILIEYERHLHQAQAGTLGPMPADLD comes from the coding sequence ATGAACATCACCGACGTCCGGGTGTTTCCGGTCGAAGAGGACAAGCTCAAGGCGTACGTCACCATCACCCTGGATCACTGCTTCGTCATTCGCGACCTGAAGGTCATCCACGGCTCCTCGGGGCTGTTCATCGCGATGCCGGCGAAGAAGCGGAAGGATGGGACGTACAAGGATATAGCCCACCCGCTCAACGCGGATACACGCAGCCAGATGGAGCGTGTCATCCTCATCGAGTACGAGCGGCACCTCCATCAGGCGCAAGCCGGGACGCTTGGTCCGATGCCAGCGGATCTCGACTAA
- a CDS encoding ribose-phosphate pyrophosphokinase — protein sequence MLPRDFKIFAGNSNPGLAHRICEYLKRPLGKAEVGRFSDGEIHVEIGENVRGQDVFILQSTCPPANDHLMELLIMCDALKRASAGSITAVMPYYGYARQDRKVAPRTPITAKLIADLLEVAGAERVVSMDMHAGQIQGFFNIPSDHLYGSPVFLEDLRKRFPESQELVIVSPDAGGVERARAYSKRLNTGLAIIDKRRPRPNASEVMNLIGDVSGKDAVLVDDMVDTAGTLAQAAAALKAKGARRVVAYAVHPILSGPAIQRIQDSVLEEVVFTDTVQLSPAAQACSKIRVLNTDRLFGEAIARIHRADSLSSLFV from the coding sequence ATGCTGCCGCGCGACTTCAAGATCTTCGCCGGGAACTCGAATCCCGGCCTGGCTCACCGAATCTGCGAGTACCTCAAGCGCCCCCTCGGCAAGGCAGAAGTGGGCCGCTTCTCCGACGGAGAGATCCACGTCGAGATTGGGGAGAACGTCCGCGGCCAGGACGTGTTCATCCTCCAGTCCACGTGCCCGCCGGCCAATGACCACCTGATGGAGCTGCTCATCATGTGCGACGCCCTGAAGAGGGCGAGCGCCGGCTCCATCACCGCCGTGATGCCGTACTACGGCTACGCGCGGCAGGACCGGAAGGTGGCGCCGCGCACGCCCATCACCGCCAAGCTCATCGCGGACCTGCTGGAGGTCGCGGGCGCCGAGCGCGTGGTGTCCATGGACATGCACGCGGGGCAGATCCAGGGCTTCTTCAACATCCCCTCCGACCACCTCTACGGCTCGCCGGTGTTCCTCGAGGACCTGCGCAAGCGCTTCCCGGAGTCGCAGGAGCTCGTCATCGTCTCGCCCGACGCGGGCGGCGTGGAGCGCGCGCGCGCCTACTCCAAGCGGCTGAACACGGGCCTGGCCATCATCGACAAGCGCCGTCCGCGCCCCAACGCGTCCGAGGTGATGAACCTCATTGGCGACGTGTCTGGGAAGGACGCGGTGCTGGTGGACGACATGGTGGACACCGCCGGCACGCTGGCCCAGGCCGCCGCGGCCCTCAAGGCCAAGGGGGCTCGCCGCGTGGTCGCCTACGCCGTGCACCCCATCCTCTCCGGCCCCGCCATCCAGCGCATCCAGGACTCGGTGCTGGAAGAGGTCGTGTTCACGGACACCGTGCAGCTGTCGCCCGCCGCGCAGGCGTGCTCGAAGATTCGCGTGCTCAACACGGACCGCCTCTTCGGCGAGGCCATTGCCCGCATCCACCGGGCGGACTCGCTCAGCTCGCTGTTCGTCTGA
- a CDS encoding 50S ribosomal protein L25/general stress protein Ctc, which produces MSTEKSTLEAKSREGSGKGFARRLRAQGLVPAVVYGKHMQKPVHIAVDPKAVRTAINTPHKFNTLIQLKLADGTHQVLLKDYQMDPVTRDILHVDFIGVRENEAVKVNVPLVLTGKAQGVADGGLLTQARRELEVWALPAAIPERIEADVTALKIAEAMHVNDIKLPAGISIKTTVNYTIAVLSAPEAAEAAPAAAAATAAAPAAAAKGGDKAAAPAAAAKAPAKK; this is translated from the coding sequence ATGTCCACCGAGAAGAGCACCCTCGAGGCGAAGTCGCGTGAAGGTTCCGGCAAGGGCTTTGCCCGTCGCCTGCGCGCCCAGGGGCTGGTCCCCGCCGTGGTGTACGGCAAGCACATGCAGAAGCCGGTGCACATCGCCGTGGACCCGAAGGCGGTCCGCACGGCCATCAACACGCCGCACAAGTTCAACACGCTCATCCAGCTGAAGCTGGCCGACGGCACCCACCAGGTCCTCCTGAAGGACTACCAGATGGACCCCGTCACCCGTGACATCCTGCACGTGGACTTCATCGGCGTGCGCGAGAACGAGGCCGTGAAGGTGAACGTGCCGCTCGTGCTCACGGGCAAGGCGCAGGGCGTGGCGGACGGCGGTCTGCTCACCCAGGCCCGCCGCGAGCTCGAGGTCTGGGCCCTGCCGGCGGCCATCCCGGAGCGCATCGAGGCGGACGTGACGGCGCTGAAGATCGCCGAGGCCATGCACGTCAACGACATCAAGCTGCCGGCCGGCATCTCCATCAAGACGACCGTCAACTACACCATCGCGGTGCTCAGCGCGCCCGAGGCGGCCGAGGCGGCTCCCGCGGCGGCGGCTGCGACGGCGGCGGCTCCCGCGGCGGCGGCCAAGGGTGGCGACAAGGCGGCGGCCCCCGCGGCGGCGGCCAAGGCTCCCGCGAAGAAGTAG
- the pth gene encoding aminoacyl-tRNA hydrolase — MKLICGLGNPGREYERHRHNIGFMVVEALLPRARAELNQEKFAAKVGQGTLAGERVLFIEPQTFMNLSGRSVAEAARFYKVAPEDVLVIHDELDLPLGRLQLKAGGGSGGHNGLKSIVSSLGSEAFVRLRFGIDKPTGPNARERVAGYVLSNFDDGERRQLDELIARAVDVTECWVRDGLSVAMNRFNRKA; from the coding sequence ATGAAGCTCATCTGTGGATTGGGCAACCCGGGGCGCGAGTACGAGCGACACCGGCACAACATCGGGTTCATGGTGGTGGAGGCGCTGCTGCCCCGGGCGCGCGCCGAGCTGAACCAGGAGAAGTTCGCCGCGAAGGTGGGCCAGGGCACGCTGGCCGGAGAGCGCGTCCTCTTCATCGAGCCGCAGACCTTCATGAACCTGTCCGGCCGTTCGGTGGCGGAGGCGGCGCGCTTCTACAAGGTCGCCCCCGAGGACGTGCTGGTCATCCACGACGAGTTGGACTTGCCCCTGGGCCGGCTTCAGCTCAAGGCGGGCGGCGGCAGCGGCGGCCACAACGGCCTGAAGAGCATCGTCTCCAGCCTGGGCTCGGAGGCCTTCGTCCGCCTGCGCTTCGGCATCGACAAGCCCACGGGCCCCAACGCCCGCGAGCGCGTGGCCGGCTACGTCCTGTCCAACTTCGATGACGGGGAGCGCCGCCAGCTCGACGAGCTGATCGCCCGGGCCGTGGACGTGACGGAGTGCTGGGTGCGGGACGGGCTGTCGGTGGCCATGAACCGCTTCAACCGGAAGGCCTGA
- the rpsF gene encoding 30S ribosomal protein S6: MAETQAAQRLREYETIFLVKPDLTDDNVDKLKERVRGIVGREGGKVLRFTVWGKKKTLFPIAKQPRAIYVHASYLGGSRLVAEIERNLKNLDEVTRYISVKIADEVDPETRPVLEDLKLAGDVEETRPGAAPDREGGFRGGESSEESSSESEEESSEEA, encoded by the coding sequence ATGGCAGAGACGCAGGCCGCGCAGCGGCTTCGTGAGTACGAGACCATCTTCCTGGTCAAGCCGGACCTGACCGATGACAACGTGGACAAGCTCAAGGAGCGAGTCCGTGGCATCGTCGGCCGCGAGGGTGGCAAGGTCCTCCGCTTCACGGTGTGGGGCAAGAAGAAGACCCTGTTCCCCATCGCCAAGCAGCCCCGCGCCATCTACGTGCACGCCAGCTACCTGGGCGGCTCGCGGCTGGTCGCGGAGATTGAGCGCAACCTGAAGAACCTCGATGAGGTCACCCGCTACATCTCCGTGAAGATCGCGGACGAGGTGGACCCCGAGACGCGTCCGGTCCTCGAGGACCTGAAGCTGGCCGGCGACGTGGAGGAGACCCGTCCTGGCGCTGCGCCTGACCGCGAGGGTGGCTTCCGCGGCGGCGAGAGCAGCGAAGAGTCCAGCAGCGAGTCGGAGGAGGAGTCGTCCGAGGAGGCCTGA
- the rpsR gene encoding 30S ribosomal protein S18, producing MSNGMDSKTGSSAAGGRSGGFGGGGPRGDRGGDRGDRGGDRGDRGMGGDDEKRGGGRGFSRKKICRFCAEKNASVDFKDQATLKYFVTERGKIIPRRISGNCAKHQREVATAIKRARGIALLPYNAVVG from the coding sequence ATGAGCAACGGTATGGACAGCAAGACGGGCTCTTCGGCGGCGGGCGGCCGCAGTGGTGGCTTCGGCGGCGGTGGCCCTCGGGGCGACCGTGGTGGCGACCGTGGTGACCGCGGCGGCGACCGGGGTGACCGTGGCATGGGCGGCGATGACGAGAAGCGCGGCGGTGGCCGTGGCTTCAGCCGCAAGAAGATCTGCCGGTTCTGCGCGGAGAAGAACGCGTCGGTGGACTTCAAGGACCAGGCGACGCTGAAGTACTTCGTCACCGAGCGCGGCAAGATCATCCCCCGCCGCATCTCCGGCAACTGCGCGAAGCACCAGCGTGAGGTGGCCACGGCCATCAAGCGCGCTCGTGGCATCGCGCTGCTCCCCTACAACGCGGTGGTCGGCTGA
- the rplI gene encoding 50S ribosomal protein L9: protein MKVILREDIENLGKSGELVTVKDGFGRNYLLPRKKAVLASEQNLRQLEHEKAVITARNAKLKGAAEEQAKKVGSIKVTIKRKVGEQDKLFGSVTALDIAEAVASAGQTVDRRAIHLPEPIKTLGNFEVELRLHREVTAKIKVEVAAE from the coding sequence ATGAAGGTCATTCTGCGTGAGGACATCGAGAACCTCGGCAAGTCCGGGGAGCTCGTCACCGTGAAGGACGGCTTCGGCCGCAACTACCTCCTGCCTCGCAAGAAGGCGGTTCTGGCCAGCGAGCAGAACCTCCGTCAGCTCGAGCACGAGAAGGCGGTCATCACCGCCCGCAACGCCAAGCTGAAGGGCGCCGCGGAGGAGCAGGCGAAGAAGGTCGGCTCCATCAAGGTCACCATCAAGCGCAAGGTCGGCGAGCAGGACAAGCTGTTCGGCTCCGTCACCGCGCTGGACATCGCCGAGGCCGTTGCCTCCGCGGGCCAGACGGTGGACCGCCGCGCCATCCACCTGCCGGAGCCCATCAAGACGCTGGGCAACTTCGAGGTGGAGCTGCGCCTGCACCGCGAGGTGACGGCGAAGATCAAGGTCGAGGTCGCCGCCGAGTAA
- a CDS encoding acyltransferase family protein encodes MSTPAPFPASPSESHRPDLDWLRVVAILVLHFFHTGMMFNTWDWHLKSLVALPALEWTMDILHHVRMPLLMVISGMGTALALRHRSVRAFAGDRARRLLVPVLFGMLVVVPPQIYVERVFRGQFHGGYVDFYPSVFALVPYPAGSLSWHHLWFVVYLFVYCVLALPLFALLGQPRVKPWLAKLEAWLCRGANVVWLAAPLALNDLWLHAYPVTHGLLDDPRNFGHYGWLFLAGHLLGRAPRLWEVLVERRWVLLGVSAVLFAVMAPENEFPLVPETLGAASSQWLFILTALAWARRCIQTRRPWLRYAAERSYPFYILHQTVIIVVGFALLRLPVGPWPLFGCVLVSSFLATWVLSEMVARLSWLRPFFGLKARATRARAEAAIPAASPGHTA; translated from the coding sequence ATGAGCACGCCCGCGCCCTTCCCTGCCTCGCCGAGTGAATCCCATCGCCCCGACCTGGATTGGCTCCGTGTGGTCGCCATCCTGGTGCTGCACTTCTTCCACACGGGGATGATGTTCAACACGTGGGACTGGCACCTCAAGTCGCTCGTGGCGCTCCCCGCGCTGGAGTGGACCATGGACATCCTGCACCACGTGCGCATGCCGCTGCTGATGGTCATCTCCGGCATGGGCACGGCGCTCGCCCTGCGGCATCGCTCCGTGCGGGCGTTCGCGGGAGACAGGGCGCGGAGGCTCCTGGTGCCGGTGCTCTTCGGGATGCTCGTGGTGGTGCCGCCGCAGATCTACGTGGAGCGGGTGTTCCGAGGGCAGTTCCACGGCGGCTATGTGGACTTCTACCCGTCCGTGTTCGCGCTCGTGCCCTACCCCGCGGGGAGCTTGAGCTGGCACCACCTCTGGTTCGTCGTCTACCTCTTCGTCTACTGCGTGCTCGCGTTGCCGCTGTTCGCCTTGCTGGGCCAGCCGCGCGTGAAGCCCTGGCTTGCGAAGCTGGAGGCGTGGCTGTGCCGAGGGGCGAACGTCGTGTGGTTGGCCGCGCCGCTCGCGCTCAATGACCTGTGGCTGCATGCCTACCCGGTGACGCATGGGCTGCTCGATGACCCGCGGAACTTCGGCCACTACGGGTGGCTGTTCCTCGCGGGGCACCTCCTCGGTCGAGCCCCTCGACTCTGGGAGGTGTTGGTGGAGCGCCGCTGGGTGCTCCTGGGCGTCTCGGCGGTGCTCTTCGCGGTGATGGCGCCGGAGAACGAGTTCCCACTCGTGCCGGAGACCCTCGGCGCCGCGTCGTCACAGTGGCTCTTCATCCTCACGGCGCTGGCGTGGGCCCGCCGGTGCATCCAGACGCGACGGCCGTGGCTGCGGTACGCGGCGGAGCGCTCGTATCCGTTCTACATCCTCCACCAGACGGTCATCATCGTCGTGGGCTTCGCGCTGCTGCGGTTGCCGGTGGGGCCGTGGCCCCTCTTCGGCTGCGTGCTGGTGTCGTCCTTCCTGGCCACGTGGGTGCTCAGCGAGATGGTGGCCCGCCTGTCCTGGCTGCGGCCCTTCTTCGGCCTGAAGGCCCGCGCGACCCGGGCCCGCGCCGAGGCCGCGATTCCCGCCGCGTCCCCCGGGCATACTGCGTGA